CCGCAGGAACCCCACGATGGAGCCCATGAGGTCCACGTACTGCGTGTCCTGCTGCATCGAACGGGGGGTGCCCCGCATGTGCATGACGGCGGCGACCGCGCGACGGTCGCGCAGGAGCTGGATCATCCTCGGATCGGCGAAGGCCGAGACGTCGTTGACCATGTCGGCCCCCGCGTCGAGGGCGCGCCGGGCGACGGCCGCTTTGTACGTGTCCACCGAGACCCGGACCGACAGCTCCCGCTTGATGGCGGACACCACCGGGACGATGCGGCGCGCCTCCTCCTCCTCCGGGACCGGCTCGGCCCCGGGGCGCGTGCTCTCGCCGCCGACGTCCACGATCTCCGCCCCCTCCTCCGCCTGCGCCGCCGCTGCCTCGAGGGCGGCCGCGGGGTCCAGGAACCGCCCGCCGTCGGAGAACGAGTCCGGGGTCACGTTCAGGATCCCCATCACCCGGGTCTCGCGGCCGAGGACGAGGCGCTCCCCGTCGGGCCAGGAGAGCGAGTAATCGGCGCGAAGATAGCTCGAGAGCGTGGTCCGGATCGCCGACGCGAGGGCCTTCTCGCCGGAGGTCTCGAGTATCGACGCCAGACGCCGGAGGGTCTCGTCGTCCGCGACGAGGATCCGCGCGGCGGAGCCGGTGCTCGATGGCATCCCACCGAGGACCGCGATGCCCAGCGGTTCCGCCTCGCGCGTGAGGAGCGCGGCGGTGTCGGGGGACACGCCCTCGAGCCGGACGGCCCGTCGCGTCCTCGCGTACAGGCGGTCGGCGAGCAGCGCTTGAGGCTCGTCCACGTCGGTCATTCGGCGGACCGCGTGGCGCAGCTCCGCCATCTCGATGAGTCGCGGGTTGTGCTCCAAGGATCCCCCCGCTCGGCTTCCACGCCGCGCCGGTCCCAGCCGAGACGGTGGCCGGAAGCCGGCCGTCAGGCGGGCTGGCTGCCCGGCGTGGGCAGGACTCCCGGCCGGCCTTCGCCGATCCGCTCCCGTCCCGCGTCCGGCTCCGCCGCTCCGGCCGCCGGGGCGGTCGCGGCCGGCTGCCGCATCGGCATCGACTCGCCCTTCACGAGGGCGGCGATCTGCTCGGCGTCGAGGACCTCGTAATCCAGGAGCGCCTCGGCGATGCGGACCAGGGCCCCGCTGTGCTCCTCGAGGATCCGCCGAGCCCCCTGGTAGGCCGCCAGGACGATCTGCTTCACCTCGCGATCGATGTCGATGGCGGTGGCCTCGCTGTAATCCCTGTGCTGGGCGATCTCCCGCCCCAGGAAGATCGCCTCTTCCTTCTTGCCGAACGTCAGCGGGCCCATCTTGTCCGACATCCCCCACTCGCAGACCATCTTCCGAGCGAGGTCGGTCGCCCGCTCGATGTCGTTGCCGGCGCCGGTCGTCATCTTCCCGAGCTGCAGCTCCTCGCTCACGCGGCCCCCCATCATCACCGTGAGCGCCGCCTCGAGGTACTCGCGCGAGTACGTGTGCTTGTCGTCCACCGGAAGCTGCTGCGTGACGCCCAGCGCGCGTCCCCGCGGGATGATCGTCACCTTGTGCAGCGGGTCCGCGTCCGGAAGCATGTAGGCGACGAGCGCGTGCCCCGCCTCGTGGTACGCGGTCGCCTTCTTCTCGGAGTCGCTGATGATGAGCGATTTCCGCTCGGTCCCCATGAGGACCTTGTCCTTCGCGATCTCGAAGTCCTCCTGCACGACCGACTTCCGGTTCAGCCGGGCCGCGTGGAGCGCCGCCTCGTTCACCAGGTTCGCGAGGTCGGCGCCGCTGAATCCGGGGGTCGAGCGGGCGATCACCGCGAGCTCGACGTCGGTCGAGAGCGGGATCCGGCGGACGTGGACCTTGAGGATCTCCTCCCGGCCGCGGACGTCCGGCCGCCCCACGACCACCTGCCGGTCGAAGCGGCCCGGGCGGAGGAGCGCGGGGTCGAGCACGTCCGGGCGGTTGGTCGCGGCGATGAGGATCACGCCCTCGTTGGTTTCGAAGCCGTCCATTTCGACGAGGAGCTGGTTCAAGGTCTGCTCGCGCTCGTCATGTCCGCCGCCGAGGCCGGCGCCGCGGTGGCGGCCGACCGCATCGATCTCGTCGATGAAGATGATGCACGGCGCGTTCTTCTTCCCCTGCTCGAACAGGTCGCGGACACGGGACGCGCCCACGCCCACGAACATCTCGACGAAGTCCGAGCCCGAGATCGAGAAGAACGGGACGTTCGCCTCGCCGGCGATCGCGCGGGCCAGGAGCGTCTTCCCGGTTCCCGGGGGTCCCATGAGCAGCACGCCCTTCGGGATCTTGCCGCCGAGCTTCTGGAACTTCTGCGGCTCGCGCAGGAACTCGATGATCTCCTGCAGTTCTTCCTTGGCCTCCTCGACCCCCGCCACGTCCTTGAACGTGACCTTCTTCCCCTGGGACGAGGTCAGCTTCGCGCGGGACTTGCCGAACGAGAGCGCCTTGCTCCCGCCGGACTGCATCTGCCGCATGAAGAAGATCCAGACGCCGAGGAACAGGAGCATGGGCGACCAGGTGAGAAGCAGGGTCAGGAACGAGCTGTCGCTGGGCTTCTTCGCCTCGACCTTGACCCCCTTGTCGCGGAGCATCTTCAGCAGGCTCTCGTCCTTCACCGCGTAGGTCTTGAATCCGGCCACGTTCGGACCCAGCGTCCCGACTTTCGGCGCCTTGAACTTCCCCTGGATCTCGTAGCCGATGCTGTCGCCGGTGATGACGAC
The Terriglobia bacterium genome window above contains:
- the folP gene encoding dihydropteroate synthase, yielding MEHNPRLIEMAELRHAVRRMTDVDEPQALLADRLYARTRRAVRLEGVSPDTAALLTREAEPLGIAVLGGMPSSTGSAARILVADDETLRRLASILETSGEKALASAIRTTLSSYLRADYSLSWPDGERLVLGRETRVMGILNVTPDSFSDGGRFLDPAAALEAAAAQAEEGAEIVDVGGESTRPGAEPVPEEEEARRIVPVVSAIKRELSVRVSVDTYKAAVARRALDAGADMVNDVSAFADPRMIQLLRDRRAVAAVMHMRGTPRSMQQDTQYVDLMGSIVGFLRRAVEKAAQGGVADDKILVDPGLGFGKSPAGNLQILRELRTLRSMGRPILIGGSRKSFIGAALNLSVGARLEGSLAVAALATWQGAHVVRAHDVAATVRVVRMIDAIRNL
- the ftsH gene encoding ATP-dependent zinc metalloprotease FtsH, which produces MGSSGTCPISRTRSEFRVGHGPRRPTPGGADGQRPLGDPAPPPLYCAEFVGARAGAHRGRASPDPGDDRSRAVNSHLKTIVIWLVVIAAIVIGYQVLSTAGSQRESLDQSEFYDRVAAGDVKEVVITGDSIGYEIQGKFKAPKVGTLGPNVAGFKTYAVKDESLLKMLRDKGVKVEAKKPSDSSFLTLLLTWSPMLLFLGVWIFFMRQMQSGGSKALSFGKSRAKLTSSQGKKVTFKDVAGVEEAKEELQEIIEFLREPQKFQKLGGKIPKGVLLMGPPGTGKTLLARAIAGEANVPFFSISGSDFVEMFVGVGASRVRDLFEQGKKNAPCIIFIDEIDAVGRHRGAGLGGGHDEREQTLNQLLVEMDGFETNEGVILIAATNRPDVLDPALLRPGRFDRQVVVGRPDVRGREEILKVHVRRIPLSTDVELAVIARSTPGFSGADLANLVNEAALHAARLNRKSVVQEDFEIAKDKVLMGTERKSLIISDSEKKATAYHEAGHALVAYMLPDADPLHKVTIIPRGRALGVTQQLPVDDKHTYSREYLEAALTVMMGGRVSEELQLGKMTTGAGNDIERATDLARKMVCEWGMSDKMGPLTFGKKEEAIFLGREIAQHRDYSEATAIDIDREVKQIVLAAYQGARRILEEHSGALVRIAEALLDYEVLDAEQIAALVKGESMPMRQPAATAPAAGAAEPDAGRERIGEGRPGVLPTPGSQPA